Proteins encoded together in one Sulfitobacter sp. THAF37 window:
- a CDS encoding DEAD/DEAH box helicase encodes MSSAFDKLARPVQKWIRQKGWRELRDIQARSIRTIYETNADLIVAASTAGGKTEAAFLPLISQALDEPSGGTGFDLLYIGPLKALITDQAMRLEGICQEAELPVVPWHGDVSQSIKTRALKSPKGILLITPESLEALFIRRGLEIARLFGATRAVVIDELHTVLDSERGVQLRSLLTRLELAIKRPIRRIGLSATLGDMDLAKAYLRPDTASSVQLIEADGGEAELRLQLRGYLSGDEDENSPSATDAIAAHLFKNLRGSDNLVFAGARQRVEIYADRLRELCEREHLPQEFYPHHASLSREHRDFVERRLKDPAKPTTAVCTSTLELGIDIGDVTCVAQIGAPFSVAALRQRLGRSGRREGQPAILRQYAVEAKLTPESSFVDRLRLGLIRSIAMIDLLLEGWCEPPKPQALHLSTLVHQILSVIAQRGGASAGVIYNVLCREGPFRKVTSEVFADVLRAIGHPETGLIEQAGSGLLLLGAAGEKLVEHYSFYAVFQTPEEFRLVAEGRDLGTLPIDNVLAPGMLLIFSGRRWVVQEIHDREKVMVVKPAKAGVPPVFGGDAGDIHDKVIDRMFAVLEGNSSPAYMDTVSLMMLEEARAHYEQLGFRANNIHTIGEHTSVIATRVGTVKTSTLALALRSEGFSVEQHDGFLLVEAGDETPDLQTVPTHIRSGEPVDLFAGAGNFMSEKFHPYLSKPLLELDAASSKLVPHILPTLVERIIQA; translated from the coding sequence ATGAGCAGTGCGTTCGACAAACTGGCGAGGCCTGTTCAGAAATGGATACGCCAGAAAGGATGGCGCGAACTTCGCGACATCCAGGCGCGATCCATCCGGACGATCTACGAGACCAACGCCGATTTGATCGTTGCGGCGTCCACGGCGGGCGGAAAGACCGAGGCGGCGTTCCTGCCGTTGATTTCACAGGCGCTTGACGAGCCGTCGGGCGGCACCGGCTTCGACCTGCTCTACATCGGTCCGCTGAAAGCTCTGATCACGGACCAGGCCATGCGGCTGGAGGGCATCTGCCAGGAAGCAGAGCTTCCGGTTGTTCCCTGGCACGGGGATGTCTCGCAATCGATCAAGACGCGCGCGTTGAAATCTCCAAAAGGGATCCTTCTGATAACCCCAGAGTCCCTTGAGGCGCTTTTCATTCGTCGTGGTTTGGAAATCGCCCGCCTGTTTGGGGCCACGCGGGCGGTCGTGATCGACGAACTGCACACAGTTCTGGATAGCGAACGCGGTGTCCAGCTTCGTTCACTACTCACAAGGCTCGAGCTCGCGATAAAGCGCCCAATCCGTCGGATAGGTCTGTCAGCTACGCTAGGCGACATGGATCTCGCCAAGGCCTATCTTCGCCCTGACACAGCAAGCTCTGTCCAGCTAATCGAAGCAGATGGCGGCGAGGCTGAATTGAGGCTACAGCTTCGCGGCTACCTCTCAGGCGATGAAGATGAAAACAGCCCATCCGCAACGGACGCCATCGCAGCTCATCTTTTCAAAAATCTTCGAGGCAGCGACAACCTGGTCTTCGCCGGAGCGCGCCAGCGGGTCGAGATCTACGCAGATCGGTTGCGGGAGCTTTGCGAACGGGAGCACCTGCCACAGGAATTCTATCCCCACCACGCGAGCCTCTCCCGAGAACACCGTGACTTCGTTGAGCGGCGCTTGAAGGATCCTGCGAAGCCGACGACCGCCGTTTGCACGTCGACGCTCGAGCTTGGAATCGACATCGGTGACGTGACCTGCGTGGCTCAAATCGGTGCGCCATTCAGCGTCGCGGCGTTGCGACAACGACTTGGCCGGTCAGGCCGGCGTGAAGGACAACCGGCCATTCTGAGGCAGTACGCTGTCGAAGCCAAACTGACGCCGGAGAGCAGTTTCGTGGATCGCCTTCGCCTCGGCTTAATCAGGTCCATCGCGATGATAGATCTGCTGCTGGAAGGCTGGTGCGAACCGCCAAAACCGCAGGCGCTTCATCTCTCGACGCTCGTCCATCAGATACTGTCAGTCATAGCGCAGCGCGGCGGTGCGTCTGCAGGCGTGATCTACAACGTGCTCTGCCGCGAAGGCCCCTTTCGGAAGGTCACAAGCGAAGTATTCGCAGATGTGTTGCGTGCGATCGGCCATCCAGAAACCGGCTTGATCGAACAGGCCGGAAGCGGGTTGCTACTTTTGGGAGCCGCGGGCGAGAAGCTGGTTGAGCATTACAGCTTTTATGCGGTGTTCCAGACACCTGAAGAATTCCGTTTGGTTGCAGAGGGGCGGGATCTTGGAACCCTGCCGATCGACAATGTGCTTGCCCCAGGGATGCTATTGATATTCTCCGGGAGGCGTTGGGTTGTTCAAGAAATCCATGATCGTGAAAAGGTCATGGTCGTGAAACCTGCGAAGGCTGGTGTGCCTCCCGTCTTCGGCGGCGATGCGGGGGACATTCATGACAAAGTGATCGACCGAATGTTCGCCGTGCTCGAGGGGAATTCTAGCCCAGCTTACATGGATACAGTCTCTTTGATGATGCTCGAGGAAGCGCGTGCTCACTATGAACAGCTGGGGTTTAGGGCCAATAACATACACACCATCGGCGAGCATACATCAGTCATTGCGACGCGGGTCGGTACGGTGAAGACATCAACCCTCGCGCTAGCACTGAGAAGTGAGGGGTTTTCAGTCGAGCAGCATGACGGGTTCCTGCTGGTGGAGGCAGGGGACGAAACCCCCGATCTTCAAACAGTACCAACGCATATTCGATCTGGCGAACCTGTCGATCTGTTCGCGGGAGCAGGGAACTTTATGTCGGAGAAGTTTCATCCGTACCTTTCGAAGCCGCTCTTGGAGTTGGATGCAGCCAGTTCGAAGCTTGTTCCTCATATTCTTCCAACGTTGGTTGAAAGGATCATTCAGGCATGA
- a CDS encoding ATP-binding protein: MSKLKPRERDAIVQALRAGVVPKLGLRHIQVGRVREIEELVKDMDRISDGGSAIRFIIGEYGSGKTFFMNLIRLVALEKGLVVMFADLAPDRRIHATGGQARGLYAEMARNLSTRTKPDGGALASVVERFVSQAHRDAEERELPTGTVIRERLGHFEELTGGFEFAEVIRRYWEGHETGDDELKSAALRWLRGEFATRTDARKALGVRTIIDDASVYDHLKLMSAFVCEAGYKGLLVGLDEMVNLYKLTSSQARNANYEQILRILNDVLQGSAENLGFLMGGTPEFLMNTRRGLYSYEALQSRLAENTFARDGLVDLSGPVVRLASLTPEDLFVLLANVRRIMQDDASALPDAALEAFMAHCSDRIGEAYFRTPRNTVTAFVNLLSVLEQNPGVEWSDLIEKIEVSEDLGEDMTEVDESTGAQDPGDDDLISFKL; the protein is encoded by the coding sequence ATGTCTAAGTTGAAACCACGTGAACGCGATGCAATCGTACAGGCGCTTCGGGCTGGGGTCGTGCCCAAGCTAGGTTTGCGCCATATCCAGGTCGGTCGCGTCCGGGAGATTGAAGAGCTCGTTAAGGACATGGACCGGATATCCGATGGCGGATCGGCAATCAGGTTCATCATCGGGGAATACGGATCGGGCAAGACGTTCTTCATGAACCTGATCCGCCTCGTCGCCTTGGAGAAAGGCCTGGTCGTGATGTTCGCGGATCTGGCGCCGGATCGCCGTATTCACGCGACCGGCGGACAAGCTCGGGGGCTGTATGCGGAGATGGCCCGAAACCTCTCGACGCGGACAAAGCCCGATGGCGGGGCATTGGCCAGCGTGGTAGAACGGTTTGTCAGCCAGGCTCACCGAGATGCTGAAGAACGGGAATTGCCCACGGGGACCGTCATTCGTGAACGCCTTGGCCACTTTGAAGAACTTACAGGAGGGTTTGAGTTCGCCGAAGTCATCCGTCGATATTGGGAAGGCCATGAGACCGGCGACGACGAGTTGAAATCCGCAGCCCTGAGATGGCTGCGCGGCGAGTTCGCGACACGCACCGACGCTCGCAAGGCGCTTGGTGTGCGAACGATCATCGACGACGCCAGTGTCTATGACCATCTGAAGCTGATGTCGGCATTTGTGTGCGAGGCCGGTTACAAAGGCTTGCTCGTCGGTCTCGACGAGATGGTGAACCTCTACAAGCTCACCTCGTCGCAGGCGCGCAATGCAAACTACGAGCAGATCCTCCGGATACTGAACGATGTGCTGCAAGGCAGTGCCGAGAACCTCGGATTTCTCATGGGCGGGACCCCGGAGTTTCTGATGAACACCCGTCGTGGACTCTATAGCTACGAAGCCCTTCAGTCGCGTTTGGCCGAAAATACCTTCGCGCGAGACGGATTGGTCGACCTTTCAGGACCAGTTGTCCGGCTCGCCAGCCTGACCCCTGAAGACCTTTTCGTACTTCTGGCCAATGTCCGGCGGATCATGCAGGACGATGCCAGTGCTCTGCCGGACGCCGCACTCGAGGCATTCATGGCGCATTGCTCGGACCGGATCGGTGAAGCTTACTTCCGCACCCCGCGCAATACGGTGACGGCCTTCGTGAACCTGCTTTCCGTGCTGGAGCAAAACCCCGGTGTCGAGTGGAGCGATCTGATCGAAAAGATCGAAGTCTCTGAAGACCTCGGCGAAGACATGACCGAGGTAGACGAGTCGACGGGCGCCCAAGACCCCGGTGACGATGATCTGATCAGCTTCAAGCTCTGA
- a CDS encoding TerB N-terminal domain-containing protein → MSFVWKVFRVTFFLAIYFFAALVIVTLGLQSWSDGSQVLFALGAPIFLVWWQERRRSRKIAATNGDAKSSETTKPNLALVAPPNAYEKRVERERERTREANVSTGSAVTQAYSPPKQDYAEVVRAGKSAAPALAAAAERNQPSRVASSSSARSSKSGWVPSSETASVAGLNIGGMVYVGTPPLLNSYGYRDKCRAYIDPSLSVARSGRDKAGDGMPYWPGYSDISPQCRATYLEWLASGRSDASYNPGYMFLYFYGLERRFFVDQSNEDAKDIVQEVRRLQSLYPDNHSVRRYLGEFLDIAMLAETDLDAIEPIFEKQGWELPFSLKYAIGARIDKGENLTADWLLSWFICHPETNLRTPATRCRDEFVALFRMRFDRRFPDGLKVTKPRKSLTASYRAASSEFQGSANPTVGGKPVPDISGLRKPVEIAQELADEVMNDLDKLSRFLGRNPDGRGSVEAHALLPSELWDAFPSEEMDRLKSWASDIVDRGGLVLLEEVIGRLEGETNEKIGKRQTTGAADALARLGFGLAPDPRFALRSPKAEEPVVLFRLGEPIERLEDVSDSYRSALIELALGSFVAHADGCIAETERRALENQVSAAALSDQERRRLRANLEWFLAVPPDMTLLRRKLKEVGQDSQAAMRAALVGAAHADGIIHSDEVASIEKIYKALGLDPALAYSDLHAGEVADGPRTVRASQPGRPGEAIPDLEKASGPKLDASRIAAIRSDTERVSSVLGQIFDVEEEESGASGPASQSQLAGLDPKHGALVLDLVTREHWSDTEFETICASHGLMASGALEVVNEWAFETYDEALLDEYDGYDVSPEIAEAVKEKMSAEGRDV, encoded by the coding sequence ATGAGTTTTGTATGGAAGGTTTTTCGAGTTACATTTTTTTTAGCGATTTATTTCTTTGCTGCTTTGGTAATTGTTACACTTGGATTGCAGTCTTGGTCGGACGGCAGCCAAGTTCTTTTTGCATTGGGAGCGCCCATCTTTTTGGTTTGGTGGCAAGAAAGGCGGCGATCTAGAAAAATTGCCGCTACAAATGGCGACGCAAAGAGTTCGGAAACAACAAAACCGAATTTAGCGCTGGTAGCGCCTCCAAATGCGTATGAAAAACGTGTCGAGCGTGAACGCGAACGAACTCGTGAAGCCAATGTTTCCACGGGATCGGCTGTGACTCAAGCCTATTCCCCTCCGAAGCAGGACTACGCTGAGGTCGTTCGCGCTGGAAAGTCTGCGGCGCCGGCACTTGCAGCGGCCGCAGAACGAAACCAGCCCTCGCGAGTGGCATCGAGCTCATCGGCCCGATCATCGAAAAGCGGGTGGGTCCCTTCTAGCGAAACGGCTAGCGTCGCCGGTCTCAACATCGGCGGGATGGTCTATGTTGGCACGCCTCCCTTGCTGAACTCCTACGGGTATCGTGACAAATGCCGAGCCTATATCGATCCGTCCCTGTCGGTCGCGCGCTCGGGCAGGGACAAGGCTGGCGATGGCATGCCGTATTGGCCCGGATACTCGGATATCTCACCCCAGTGTCGGGCAACCTATTTGGAGTGGTTGGCAAGTGGGCGAAGCGACGCTTCCTATAACCCCGGCTACATGTTCTTGTACTTCTACGGGCTGGAGCGTCGCTTCTTCGTCGATCAGTCGAACGAAGATGCAAAGGATATCGTCCAGGAAGTTCGACGGCTGCAGTCACTTTACCCTGATAACCATTCCGTCAGGCGGTATTTGGGTGAGTTCCTCGACATCGCGATGCTCGCCGAAACCGACCTCGACGCTATCGAGCCGATTTTCGAGAAGCAGGGCTGGGAACTTCCGTTCTCACTCAAATACGCAATCGGAGCTCGTATCGACAAAGGAGAGAACCTGACAGCTGACTGGTTGCTGAGTTGGTTCATCTGCCATCCGGAAACAAATCTGAGAACTCCCGCGACGCGGTGCCGTGACGAGTTCGTCGCGCTGTTCCGTATGCGGTTTGATCGGCGTTTTCCTGATGGACTCAAAGTGACAAAACCACGGAAATCACTCACTGCATCCTATCGGGCCGCCTCCAGCGAGTTTCAGGGGTCCGCCAACCCAACCGTCGGCGGCAAGCCGGTCCCCGATATTTCCGGCCTGCGCAAACCGGTCGAGATTGCCCAAGAGTTGGCTGACGAGGTGATGAACGACCTCGACAAGCTCAGTCGCTTCCTGGGCCGAAACCCTGACGGTCGCGGAAGTGTGGAAGCGCATGCCTTGCTGCCCTCTGAACTTTGGGATGCTTTCCCATCAGAGGAAATGGACCGCTTGAAATCTTGGGCAAGCGATATCGTCGATCGAGGGGGATTGGTGCTGCTTGAAGAGGTGATCGGGCGTCTGGAGGGAGAAACGAACGAGAAGATCGGGAAACGGCAAACGACAGGAGCCGCCGACGCGCTCGCGCGCCTCGGTTTCGGTCTGGCGCCCGACCCTCGGTTTGCGCTCCGGTCGCCCAAGGCGGAGGAGCCTGTTGTGCTGTTTCGTCTGGGCGAACCCATCGAAAGACTCGAGGACGTTTCCGATAGCTATCGAAGCGCCTTGATCGAATTGGCACTTGGGTCGTTCGTCGCCCATGCGGATGGTTGCATCGCGGAGACTGAACGCAGGGCGCTGGAAAATCAGGTTTCTGCCGCGGCACTCAGCGATCAGGAGCGACGCAGGCTGCGTGCAAACCTTGAATGGTTCCTGGCCGTGCCACCGGACATGACGCTTCTGCGGCGCAAACTGAAGGAGGTGGGCCAAGACAGCCAGGCCGCTATGCGGGCAGCGCTGGTCGGTGCAGCACATGCCGATGGCATTATTCACTCCGACGAAGTCGCAAGCATTGAGAAAATCTACAAGGCTTTGGGCCTCGATCCTGCGCTTGCCTACTCGGATCTGCATGCTGGCGAAGTCGCGGATGGTCCTCGCACTGTTCGTGCCTCGCAACCGGGTCGCCCGGGCGAAGCGATACCCGATCTTGAAAAAGCCAGCGGACCCAAACTCGACGCGTCGCGGATCGCAGCAATCCGTTCGGACACTGAGCGCGTGTCGTCCGTCCTCGGTCAGATTTTCGATGTCGAAGAGGAAGAAAGTGGTGCGTCTGGGCCCGCCAGCCAAAGCCAGCTGGCGGGGCTTGACCCGAAACACGGCGCCCTTGTCCTCGACCTAGTTACTCGGGAGCATTGGTCTGACACAGAGTTCGAGACGATCTGCGCCTCGCATGGCTTGATGGCGTCCGGGGCACTGGAAGTTGTGAATGAATGGGCTTTTGAGACCTACGATGAAGCGCTTCTCGACGAGTATGATGGATATGACGTGTCTCCGGAGATTGCGGAGGCGGTAAAAGAAAAGATGAGTGCGGAGGGCAGGGATGTCTAA
- a CDS encoding AAA family ATPase gives MRPVRLTLQAFGPYPGRVVIDFRDAVEVGLFGIYGQTGSGKSTIFSAMTFALFGEAAKAEQDAPSLRSDHADPDIMTEAEFVFDIGERRYVVLRRPDQMRPKARGEGETRSAHEAYLFDATGMSLDDITDAARGKIVAEKKVRDVDAAVVEMLGYGSEQFRQIVLLPQGRFEKFLSAKTKERLEILRELFDVSLYEKLMADLKSEADEAERQVREERALCIRQLAAEGFESTDALISGIEAATGKCAELRVIEETKKATAEVAEKALRQAEAIEEKFAAAEKMRERLRALEARKDDIEALAEQVRQAERARGLIDVEERVRDAEREVSEAETKREEADKGAEIGAKQVEKAADALRREEDRADEVETLRRRSDELERYGRILEAAAESNQAVETALKEQLDADNAFQAAKAQLTKLQEKRVSKNAELKVAREAETKRAEIAGRRAELDQRHLAAKSYEGALQDVATAQAAVEEQLRKSEAASGRAEKARESFETAERNLAAAQALHLATRLEAGLPCPVCGATEHPAPATGEIGSAGLDKAFRESREAWLAADREARKANEALAGLRATMEDRKKRLSTLEPPEELAAVIAAQIGREDAALAALGPRVDILAAEAGIEELGQQVEELERKSDELRDRFDERRNKATEAKAARDGKLAEVPEDLRDVTVLAATLKNVTGSLASLQAARTAAEKALNSAREKALGAVKDLESADKALAGCKTRHQKAAGVFRTRLAEAGLTAEAFQSLKPAIETLNEDRETVETYRREHKSASDAVTDATSAIEGMSRPDIEALRETHQTHAEALGRVTEERIAAQTRVDHLDRLRKGIEETLRKLDEAEAASGPLRGLAALVNGQNSQRLTLETFAIGAMFDQILEAANLRFGPMTNYQYSLEREMENGGRGKRGLGTQVFDAHTGKSRATSTLSGGETFIAALALALGLADVVEAASGKVRLDTIFIDEGFGSLDTENGSGTLDQVLQVLNSIVRHNRAVGLISHVPLVQEAIPNGFYVRKGMSGSSIEERGVV, from the coding sequence ATGAGACCGGTTCGGCTAACACTTCAGGCGTTCGGTCCCTATCCAGGTCGGGTGGTTATCGACTTTCGGGATGCCGTCGAGGTGGGTCTTTTCGGCATCTACGGACAAACAGGATCAGGTAAATCGACCATCTTCAGCGCGATGACCTTTGCGCTCTTTGGAGAAGCGGCGAAGGCAGAGCAAGACGCTCCTTCGTTGCGCTCGGATCACGCCGATCCGGATATAATGACCGAGGCGGAGTTCGTGTTCGACATTGGTGAGCGGCGATATGTTGTGCTTCGCCGACCCGACCAGATGCGACCCAAGGCGCGCGGTGAAGGCGAGACGCGGAGCGCACACGAAGCTTACCTGTTTGATGCGACCGGAATGTCGTTAGACGACATTACAGACGCGGCGCGGGGCAAGATCGTGGCAGAGAAGAAGGTGCGCGACGTCGACGCGGCCGTCGTCGAGATGCTTGGATATGGCTCCGAGCAATTTCGCCAGATCGTCCTCCTGCCTCAAGGGCGCTTCGAGAAGTTCCTTTCGGCCAAGACGAAAGAGCGCCTTGAAATCCTGCGAGAACTCTTCGATGTCTCGCTATACGAGAAGCTCATGGCCGATCTCAAGTCAGAAGCCGATGAGGCTGAACGGCAGGTGCGAGAGGAACGTGCGCTCTGCATCAGGCAACTCGCGGCAGAAGGGTTCGAAAGCACTGATGCACTGATTTCGGGCATCGAAGCCGCAACTGGGAAATGCGCAGAGCTACGCGTGATCGAAGAAACCAAAAAGGCGACGGCGGAAGTTGCCGAGAAGGCGCTGCGCCAGGCGGAGGCCATTGAGGAAAAGTTCGCGGCGGCCGAAAAGATGAGGGAACGGCTTCGCGCACTTGAGGCGCGGAAGGACGATATCGAGGCGCTTGCCGAGCAGGTCCGACAAGCCGAGCGCGCGCGGGGTCTGATCGATGTCGAGGAACGTGTGAGGGATGCCGAACGCGAGGTTAGTGAAGCCGAGACCAAGCGCGAAGAGGCAGACAAGGGCGCCGAAATTGGCGCGAAACAAGTAGAAAAGGCGGCAGATGCGCTCCGGCGTGAGGAAGACCGTGCCGATGAGGTCGAAACCCTGCGCCGGAGAAGCGATGAGCTGGAGAGGTATGGTCGAATCCTTGAGGCAGCAGCCGAAAGCAATCAGGCAGTCGAGACCGCGCTGAAAGAGCAGCTTGACGCCGACAACGCTTTTCAGGCGGCAAAGGCACAACTGACTAAACTCCAGGAGAAGCGCGTCTCGAAAAACGCCGAGTTGAAAGTCGCGCGTGAGGCCGAGACGAAGCGCGCCGAGATCGCGGGTCGTCGCGCAGAACTCGACCAACGGCATCTGGCAGCCAAGTCCTATGAGGGCGCCTTACAGGATGTTGCGACGGCTCAGGCCGCTGTCGAAGAACAGCTTCGGAAGTCGGAAGCTGCGTCAGGAAGGGCCGAGAAGGCACGAGAGAGTTTTGAGACAGCCGAAAGAAATCTCGCGGCCGCACAGGCGCTGCACCTTGCGACGAGACTGGAAGCAGGGTTGCCATGTCCGGTCTGCGGCGCGACCGAGCATCCCGCTCCTGCGACGGGCGAAATCGGCAGTGCCGGCCTGGATAAGGCTTTCCGAGAGTCACGAGAAGCATGGCTGGCCGCCGATCGCGAAGCTCGGAAGGCCAATGAGGCGCTGGCTGGGCTGCGTGCAACCATGGAGGACCGAAAGAAACGCTTGTCCACCCTTGAACCGCCGGAGGAGCTTGCAGCCGTCATCGCGGCGCAGATCGGTCGTGAGGACGCAGCACTCGCAGCGCTTGGTCCCCGGGTCGACATTCTTGCCGCGGAGGCCGGGATTGAGGAACTGGGACAGCAGGTCGAGGAACTGGAGCGGAAAAGCGATGAGTTGCGTGATCGCTTTGATGAGCGGCGGAACAAGGCAACCGAGGCCAAGGCGGCCCGCGATGGCAAGCTTGCCGAGGTGCCGGAGGACCTGCGCGATGTGACGGTGCTCGCGGCCACACTTAAGAATGTGACTGGGTCGCTGGCGTCACTTCAGGCGGCGCGGACCGCAGCAGAAAAAGCGCTGAACTCCGCGCGCGAAAAGGCACTCGGCGCAGTCAAGGATCTCGAAAGCGCGGACAAGGCGCTCGCGGGCTGCAAGACGCGCCATCAAAAGGCGGCGGGGGTTTTCCGGACGAGACTGGCTGAAGCTGGCCTCACAGCAGAGGCCTTTCAGTCTCTCAAGCCAGCCATCGAAACTCTTAATGAAGATAGAGAAACGGTCGAGACCTACCGGCGTGAGCACAAGAGTGCGTCTGATGCAGTCACAGATGCTACCTCTGCGATTGAAGGCATGTCCCGGCCTGACATCGAAGCGCTGCGGGAAACGCACCAGACCCATGCTGAGGCACTCGGCAGGGTGACCGAAGAACGCATCGCCGCCCAGACCCGTGTCGATCATTTGGATCGGCTTAGAAAGGGGATTGAAGAGACGTTGCGCAAGCTTGACGAAGCCGAAGCGGCATCAGGTCCGCTGCGCGGACTAGCTGCGCTGGTGAACGGGCAGAACTCGCAAAGACTGACCCTGGAGACATTCGCAATAGGCGCGATGTTCGATCAGATTCTGGAAGCTGCAAACCTACGCTTCGGTCCGATGACAAACTACCAGTATAGTCTCGAGCGTGAGATGGAGAACGGAGGGAGAGGCAAGCGAGGCCTTGGAACACAGGTGTTTGACGCGCACACTGGGAAATCACGCGCTACAAGCACACTCTCAGGCGGCGAGACGTTCATTGCGGCACTCGCTCTAGCACTGGGTCTTGCCGACGTGGTCGAAGCGGCGAGTGGCAAAGTCCGGCTCGACACGATTTTTATCGACGAAGGGTTTGGAAGCCTCGACACCGAAAACGGGTCCGGCACGCTCGACCAGGTCCTACAGGTCCTCAACTCCATCGTCCGACATAACCGTGCGGTGGGTCTGATTTCGCATGTACCGCTCGTCCAGGAGGCGATCCCAAACGGCTTCTATGTCAGAAAAGGGATGTCTGGGAGTAGTATAGAGGAAAGGGGGGTGGTCTGA
- a CDS encoding exonuclease SbcCD subunit D, giving the protein MRILHTADLHLGRQFNGIPLDADHAAILDQIVSAITSRDVDVLVIAGDIFDRAAPPTSAVRQFNGFLARVASETEAAVVMIAGNHDSGDRIASMAIMTDTRRALIRGAISADEKPLVLSDAHGPVAFTGLPFAYDYAARECFADEALHTPEDVLAAQVACSRRNIPDGARWIIVSHAFVAGAASSESERPLTRVGGVETVSSSVFEGAHYVALGHLHRPQSVGASHIRYSGSPLAFGFDESDCQKSMSLVEIDAVGQTTIESIPFTPIRKVRVLKGRHAELLLADRSDDFIKAVLTDDAPVIDGMKRIRDVFPNACELIYERDERAPEVKSLTGRALAVANPVEVLGDFLEHVREEGFSENELEVVASALGRLRETEDVQ; this is encoded by the coding sequence ATGAGGATTCTTCACACCGCCGACCTCCATCTCGGGCGTCAGTTCAACGGGATTCCTCTCGATGCCGATCACGCAGCAATACTCGATCAGATCGTTTCGGCGATCACCTCCCGCGACGTTGACGTTCTTGTAATTGCAGGCGATATTTTTGATCGGGCTGCCCCGCCGACGTCTGCCGTGCGTCAGTTCAATGGGTTCTTGGCGCGCGTTGCCTCGGAGACCGAGGCGGCCGTGGTAATGATCGCCGGCAATCACGACTCGGGTGATCGAATCGCGTCCATGGCGATTATGACAGACACACGACGCGCGTTGATACGTGGGGCTATCAGTGCGGACGAGAAACCTCTGGTCCTCAGTGACGCACACGGACCCGTGGCGTTCACAGGGTTGCCCTTCGCTTATGACTATGCCGCCCGCGAATGCTTCGCCGATGAAGCTCTCCACACCCCCGAGGACGTTCTCGCGGCTCAGGTGGCTTGCAGTCGGCGTAACATTCCAGATGGCGCGCGATGGATCATCGTTTCGCATGCATTTGTAGCTGGGGCGGCGAGCAGCGAAAGTGAGCGGCCTCTCACTCGAGTGGGGGGCGTCGAGACGGTCAGTTCATCCGTGTTCGAAGGTGCTCATTATGTGGCGCTCGGGCATCTGCACCGGCCGCAATCGGTCGGTGCATCTCATATCCGGTATTCGGGATCGCCACTGGCTTTCGGATTTGATGAATCTGACTGCCAGAAGTCGATGAGCCTCGTAGAGATCGATGCAGTCGGGCAAACCACGATTGAGAGCATTCCGTTCACACCCATTCGCAAAGTGCGCGTCTTGAAGGGACGTCACGCAGAACTTCTCCTCGCAGACCGATCTGACGATTTTATCAAAGCCGTGCTTACCGATGATGCGCCTGTGATCGATGGAATGAAGCGCATCCGCGACGTGTTCCCGAACGCCTGTGAACTTATCTACGAGCGGGATGAACGGGCGCCAGAAGTAAAGTCCTTAACGGGACGTGCCCTAGCGGTCGCTAACCCTGTCGAAGTCCTTGGCGACTTCCTCGAACACGTGCGGGAAGAAGGGTTCTCAGAGAACGAACTGGAGGTCGTAGCGTCGGCACTCGGCCGCCTGCGTGAGACGGAGGATGTCCAATGA